From the genome of Geminicoccaceae bacterium:
CCATGGCGGCGAATTGACAAGGCGGGCCTGCGGGAAGGGCGGATACCTCCGCGCCGGTCGGGGTGCCGAATTTCATGCGGCGGATGGAGAAAGGTGTGCTGACGGTTTTCTTGCGCGGCTTCGGGCTGCTGCTGCTCGCGGGTGTTCTGGGCACGGGCATTGCGACGGTCAGGTACTTTTCCGGCGAACGGCCGCACTGGAGCTCGGCCCGCTGGGACAGTGCGGGAAGCGCACCGGACCCGACCGCCGAGCGGGAGGCCATCATTCAGGTCTATGGCGCGCGTGCATGGGGTTGGCGGGGCATTTTCGGAATGCACACGTGGATCGCTATCAAACGGGAAAATGCACCAATTTTCGAACGTTACGAAGTGGTGGGCTTCGGCGTGTCGGGTGGCGCGCGCGCCGTGCGCCGGAACCGCTATCCCGTGGATGCCTACTGGGCCGGCAATGCTCCGGTGCTGCTGGGCGAGATACGCGGGGAACGGGCCGCAGCGGCCATTCCGCGACTGATCGAGGCCGTCGATGCCTATCCCTACGATCACCGCTATACGATCTGGCCCGGCCCCAATTCCAACAGCTTCACGGCGTTCGTCCTTCGTCGGGCGGGTGGTATCGGCATCGAACTGCCACCGCTTGCGGTGGGCAAGGACTATATCGGACAGGGGCGATGGTATGCCCGTGCGCCATCGGGCACCGGCTTCCAGTTTTCGATGATGGGGCTCATCGGCATGACCATCGCAGCTGACGAAGGTTTGGAAATCAATCTGTTGGGCCTCACCTTCGGTGTCGATTTCACCCGCCCGGCGCTGAAATTACCTGGTCTGGGCCGTATCGGGCTGAGCTGAGCATTCACTCAACAACCGAGGAAGTTCGCCCAACGGGCATCGGTTGGTCTCCCGCCGAAGACGCTCCAGTTCGTTATGGCGGGTTTCAAGGCCGCGCCGGCCGAATTCGTCGCGAACATGGCTTTCAAGCCAGCAACAGGCCTGGACATGGCGGTGCCGGACGAGGTCTCCCGTTTCGATCCTGTGGGACGCATGACGGGCAATCAGCAACCGCAGTTCGTCGATGCCGAGCCCCGTGGTGGCCGACACCTTGAGCGCCTCCGGTTTCCAGCCTTCGAGTTTGCGGCGTCCACGCAGGATAGGCAGCAGGGTCTTGAGCGCATCGTCGGCGAGCCGGCCCAGATCAGCTTTGGTGACAATCGCGATATGGGGAATTTCGACAATGCCTGCCTTGATCATCTGCAGGCCATCCCCCGACGCGGGTTGAATGGCCAGCAGCACGGTATCGGCGACATCCCCGATCTCGGTCTCGGACTGCCCCACACCCACCGTCTCGATCAACACGATGTCGAACACGGCACGCAGGATCACCATGGTCGGAAAGACCGGTGTCGCGAGCCCGCCCAGCCGCTGCCGTGCCGCCATGGAGCGAACGAAGATCCCCCGATCCTCCGGGTCGAGGTCCAGCCGGGTACGGTCGCCGAGCAGTGCGCCACCACTGCGACGCGAGGAGGGATCGACCGCGATGACCGCAACCGTCGTGCCGGATCGGCGCCAGCTGTCGACGAGGGCCGAGACGAGCGTCGATTTCCCGACGCCGGGCGGACCGGTAAGGCCGACCGCATGCCCACGCGGCGTTCGCCACGCCTCGTCGAGCCGTGCGATTTCACCGTCGCCCAGAACCGGCCGGTCGAGCCGGGCGAGCAATCGCGCGAGCTCGACCTTGCCCATCGAGGAAAGTACGGCGCTCATCCCGGATTTCAGACGATCATCCCGGCATGGTCAGCCGCGCAGGGCGGCCTGGGCCGCAGCGAGACGGGCAATGGGAACGCGGTAGGGGGAGCAGGAGACGTAGTCGAGGCCGGCCTCGTGGCAGAACATCACCGAGGCCGGATCGCCACCATGCTCACCGCAGATGCCGAGCTTGAGATCGCCGCGTACCGCGCGTCCGCGCTCCACGCCGATGAGCACCAGCTCACCGACACCCTCTCGATCGATGGTCTGGAACGGATCGCCCTTGTAGATCTCCGCACGGACATATTGTTCGAGGAACGAGCCCGCATCGTCCCGGCTGAGGCCCAGCGCCATCTGGGTGAGGTCGTTCGTGCCGAAGCTGAAGAAGTCGGCAGCCTCCGCGATTTCGCCGGCGCGCAGGGCGGCCCGCGGCAGCTCGATCATCGTACCCGTGAGATATTCAATGGATTGACCGGTTTCCTTGCGGACATCCTCGGCGACTGCATCGATACGGGCCTTGAGAATCTCGAACTCGCGCTTGGTGGCAATGAGCGGAATCATCACTTCGGGGATGACCGTGTCGCCGCTCTTCTTCTTCACCTCGACAGCGGCCTCGAAGATGGCCCTGGCCTGCATCTCGGTGATTTCGGGGTAGAGGATCGCCAGCCGGCAACCGCGCAGGCCCAGCATCGGATTGGTTTCGCGCAGCTCCAGAACCCGGCGGCGCACGGTCTTGACGTCGACACCCACGGCGGCGGCCACCGCCTCGTCCTCGTCCTCGCCATGCGGCAGGAATTCGTGCAACGGCGGATCGAGCAGGCGGATGGTGATCGGCTTGCCCTTCATGATCTCGAACAGCTCGACGAAATCGGCGCGTTGCATCGGCAGGATACGGGCCAGCGCCTTCTTGCGGCCTTCGACATTCGAGGCAAGGATCATCTCGCGCATGGCAACGATGCGGTCTTCCTGGAAGAACATGTGCTCGGTGCGGCACAGTCCGATACCTTCGGCGCCAAAGCGCAGGGCGGCACGGGCATCCAGTGGCGTTTCGGCATTGGTGCGGACGCCCAGTCGACGGACTTCGTCGGCCCAGCCCATCAACGTCGCAAAGTCGCCCGAAAGCTGGGGATCGACCGTGGGAACCTCTCCCAGCATCACCAGACCGGACGAGCCGTCGATGGTGATGCTTTCGCCGTCCTTGACCACCTTGCCGGCCGCCGTCAGCGTGCGTTCGGCATAGTCGATGAGGATCTCGCCCGCGCCACAGACGCAGGCCTTGCCCATGCCGCGGGCGACCACCGCCGCATGGCTGGTCATGCCACCGCGCGAGGTGAGGATTCCCCGGGCGGCATGCATGCCGTGAATATCGTCAGGTGACGTCTCGATACGGACGAGGATGACCTTCTCACCTGCACCGGCCGAGGCTTCGGCCTCGTCGGCGGTGAATACCACCTTGCCGGAAACGGCTCCGGGCGAAGCCGGCAGTCCGCGGGCGAATATCTGGATTTCGGCCCTGGGGTCGAGCGTCGGGTGGAGCAGCTGGTCGAGCGAGGCGGGATCGACGCGCCGTATCGCCTCGTCGCGGGTGATGACCTTTTCGGCCGCCATGTCGACGGCGATCTTGAGGGCGGCCGCCGCCGTGCGCTTGCCCGTCCGGGTCTGAAGGACATAGAGTGTCCCGCTCTCGATGGTGAACTCGATGTCCTGCATGTCCCGATAGTGGCTCTCCAGCCGCTCGAACACCGACACCAGCTCGCTGAAGGATCGCGGAAGCAGGGTCTCCATCGAGGTGCCGGGTGACCCGCCCGCGACCGCCATGGACTCGCTGAGGGCCTGCGGCGTGCGGATGCCTGCCACGACGTCCTCGCCCTGGGCATTGACCAGGAATTCGCCGTAATAGACCTTTTCGCCTGTCGACGGGTTGCGGGTGAAGGCGACGCCGGTCGCGCAGTCGTCACCCATGTTGCCGAAGACCATGGCCTGCACGTTGACCGCGGTACCCATCTCCGCACCGATATTGTGCAGCCGCCGATATGTGATCGCCCGCGGGACCATCCACGAGCCGAAAACGGCACCTATGGCACCCCAGAGCTGCTCGCGCGGATCGGCGGGGAAGGCGGCGCCGGTATCCTTTTTGACGATATCCTTGTATGTCTTGACGAGTGCCTTGAGCGCATTCGCGTCGAGATCGGTATCGAAGCGACAGTTCCGTTCGCGCTTGAGGTCCTCAAGTGCCTCCTCGAACATGTAGTGGTCGACGCCCAGGACCACGTCGCCATACATCTGGATGAAGCGGCGGTAGCTGTCGAAGGCGAAACGCTCGTCGCCGCTCCTCTCGGCCAGACCCTTCACCGTCTCGTCATTGAGCCCCAGATTGAGAACGGTGTCCATCATGCCCGGCATCGACACCGGCGCGCCGGAGCGCACCGATACCAGCAGTGGATCGGCCGCATCGCCGAACGACTTGCCGGCAATGGCCTCGATGGCAGCCACGGCCTCCTCGACCTCGGACGCGAGGCTTTCCGGGTAGGACCGCTCATGAGCGTAATAATGGGAACATACATCGGTCGAGATGGTGAAACCCGGCGGTACCGGCAGGCCAAGGCTCGACATCTCGGCGAGATTGGCACCCTTGCCGCCGAGCAGCGCCTTCATGTCCGAACGCCCTTCGGCCTTGCCGCCCCCGAAGCCGTAAACCCATTTGCTCATGACCAGGATCCCGTAATTGCGCCAAGCCCTTCCGGAGCCTAGCCTGTACTGGTTAAGACGCTGTTAAGTCTCGATGACTGAAAAATCGGCGATGTCGTCGAACTGGAGGACGAAGCCCGCGAGGAGCCGCAACCGGTTGCTTCGCAGCTGCGGGTTCTCTGAATTGACCATGATCTTCTCGAAGAACCGGTCGATCGGGCTGCGCAGTCCGGCCGCAGTCATCATCGCTGCCGCATATTTCTCGCCGTCGAGAAGGTCTCGCATTTCGGCGCTTGCCGATCGCAAGGCCTCGTACAGCTCGCGCTCCGTTTCTTCATGCAGTGCATCTTCGTCGATGTCGGCATTGAAATGGTCGACGGTCACACCGTCCTTGCCAGCCTCGATCTGCAGGATGTTGTTGGCCCGGCGATAGGCGGCGAGCAGGTCGCTGCCGGCTTCGCTGTCGAGCAATTGCTGTACGGCCGAGGCACGGGCCGCGAGATCCACCAGATCCTCGCTGCCCTCGCGTGACGAGACGGCGCGGACCACATCGTGACGTGTGCCGCTGCCGCGCTGCTGCACGGCCAGCCGGTCATGGAGGAATTCGATGATCTCCCGACCGAGGGCCTTCCCGTCGAGGGCGGCAAATCGTTCGCCATAGCCAGCAAGAGCCATCTCGACCACGTCGCGCAGGTCCAGGCGGATGTCCTTTTCCAGGAGCAGGCGGATGATCGAGAGGGCAGCGCGGCGCAGCGCGAACGGATCCTTCGAACCCGTGGGGCGAATGCCGGCGGCGAAGAACCCTACAAGGGTGTCGAATTTATCGGCCAGTGCAACAGCCACGCCCTCGGCACTTTCCGGTAGGCTGTCAGCCGGACCCTGCGGGCGATAATGCTGGGCGATGGCGGTGGCGACGCGCTCGTCGAGACCCTCGTGCCGGGCGTAATAGCCGCCCATGATGCCCTGCAATTCGGGAAATTCCCCGACCATGCCGGATACGAGATCGGATTTGGCGAGAAGGCCAGCCTGCCGGGCACAGGTCTCGTCGGCGCCGCAGGCCGCTGCCAGCCATCCGGCCAGCCTTTCCACTCTGTTGACCTTATCGCAAAGGCTGCCGAGTTCGGCATGGAAGACCATGGGTACAAGGGCGTCCAGGCGGCTTTCCAGCGAGCTCTTGCGGTCGAGGTCCCAGAAGAACTTCGCATCCCAGAGACGGGCCCTCAGTACCCGCTCGTTGCCCTCGATGATCGCCTTGCCGCCGTCCGGAGCCTCGATGTTCGCCACTGTAATGAAGAATGGTGCAAGTTTTCCGGCATCGTCTTCCAGGGCCAGGTAGCGCTGATGCTCACGCATGGAGGTGACGAGAACTTCCTCCGGCAATTCCATGAAACCGTCGTCAATTCGCCCCAGCAGCGGCACCGGCCATTCCACGATCCCCTTCAACTCATCGAGCAGGGCCTCATCCTCGCGCAGGCGAAGATTCCTTCCACGGGCGAGATCGGCGGCGAGCCGGGCGATGGTCTCACGCCGCCGCGCTCCATCGAGGACCACCCGGGCCTGTTCCAGCTTGGCAGCATAGTCGGCAAAACCGCTCACCTCGAAAGGGGTGGGAGCCATGAACCTGTGCCCGCGAGTCGCCGATCCACTCTGGACACCCGAAAAGGTCATGTCCAGCACGTCGTTACCCACGCGTGCCAGAATGCCGTGCAACGGCCGCACCCAGCGTGCCTCGTCGTCGCCATGACGCATGGATTTCGGCCAGGGGAATCCGGCAAGAACACCGGGCAGCGCTTCTTCGAGCAGATGTCGGGTCGTGCGGCCCTTTTCAGTGTAGCGGGCGAGGATGAAGCGCCCTTTCTTGTCCTCGACCTCGCCCAGTACGTAGTCGACGTCACCGAGGCTGCGCAGGAAGCCGTCACGGGCCTTTTCCGGGGCATCGCTCCGCGGCCCCCGGCGCTCGATCTCACGGTCGGCCTGCTCAATGGCGACATTCTCCATGACGAGACAAAGACGGCGGGGAGTGGCAAAGGTCGAGACATCGCCATGATCGAGGCCGGCTTCATCGAGCACGGTGCTGACCATCGTCGCAAGATCGGCCCGGGCACGATCCTGCATCCGCGCCGGAATCTCTTCTGACAGGATTTCCAACAAGAACTCAGCCATGGGTCGGCTCCCGGCTGGCCAGCCATGATTGCGCACAGGCCTTGGCCAGCGCGCGCACACGGCCGATATAGGCCTGGCGCTCGGCCACGCTGATGACGCCGCGGGCATCCAGCAGGTTGAAGGTGTGGCTTGCCTTGAGGCACTGGTCGTAGGCGGGCAGGGCGAGGCCGCGTTCGAGAATGCTGGCGCATTCCTTCTCGGCATCGGCGAAGTGGCGAAACAGCATGGCCGTGTCCGCGACCTCGAAATTGTAGGCCGAATATTCGCGCTCGGCCTGGAGGAAGACATCGCCGTAGCGCACGCCGGCACCGTTGAAGTCGAGGTCGTAGACGTTCTCGACGCCTTGAATATACATGGCAAGCCGTTCGAGCCCGTAGGTGAGTTCGCCCGAGACCGGCCTGCAATCGAAGCCGCCCACCTGCTGGAAATAGGTGAACTGGCTCACTTCCATGCCGTCGCACCAGACTTCCCAGCCAAGTCCCCAGGCGCCGAGTGTCGGGCTTTCCCAGTCATCCTCCACAAAACGGAGGTCATGCAGGCGGGGGTCGATACCCAGGGCGTAAAGGCTGTTCAGGTAGCGTTCCTGGAAGTCCGGCGGCGAGGGCTTCATGATGACCTGATACTGGTAGTAGTGCTGGAGCCGGTTCGGATTCTCGCCATAACGTCCGTCGGTCGGGCGTCGCGACGGTTGCACGTAGGCCGCGTTCCAGGGCTCGCTACCCAGTGCGCGCAGAGTCGTCGCCGGATGGAACGTCCCCGCTCCGACCTCCATGTCGTAGGGTTGGAGGATGACGCAACCCTGTTCCGCCCAATAGCGGTGCAAGGTGAGGATGAGATCCTGGAAGCTGGGTGCTGACAAGGCGGAGTTCCGGCCCGTTGGGTTCATGTTGCGCTGCGGCAAGCTAGTGAGCGGGATGGTGAGGGTCAAGCGTGCGCGGTGCCGCAAGGCGACCGGTAACGCCATCGTCGTCTCATGGTCCTTGCATCGGCGGGCAACACTTGTTGAACTGGAGAAGGGCACCAAACAAAGAAAGGTGCCTTTCACGGGGAGGATAACATGCCGTTCATGGAAGCCCGGCGTCGGCGCCCGGGCGAGACCAGTATCGGTTGGGCACTGTCGTCGCTTGCCGCCGTCATGGTCGCGCTCATTTTTTTCTTTCCCCTTTACTGGGGATTGTCAACCAGCCTGCGCAATCCGATGGATACCTTCACCACGGCGGGATTGGGTATTCCCTGGTTGAATTTCGAGCCAACGCTCGACAATTGGCGGGATCAGTTGTCCAATCGGGAAACTCAGGCAGCACTCGTCAATTCCACCTTCATCTCGACTTTCGCCACCTTTCTGGCCTTGTTCATCGGCATACCCGCCTCTTATGCCCTCGCGCGATTTCACTTCGCCTGGCCGTCCAATCGCGACCTCACCATCTTCTTCTTCATGCAGCGGGTATTGCCGCCGGTCGCCACCGTCATTCCATTCTACCTGATGATGCGCTTCGTCGGTCTGCTCGACACCTATTCCGCACTGATCCTGGTCAACACCACGTTCATTCTGCCGTTCGTCATCATCATCCTTCGGCAGGCTTTCCTCGACATGCCTCGTGAACTGGAGGAGGCCGCACTGGTGGACGGGGCCGGTTATGTCGGAGCATTCTGGCGTATTGCCCTCCCGCTGGCGGCACCGGCCGCCGCCGCCGCGGGGCTCATCATCTACGGGCGTGTCTGGAACGAGTTCCTTTTTGCCATCGCCATCGGCTCACGCGATGCGATCACCGTCCCGGTCCATCTGGGCGCCTCGAACACCACCCGCGGCGTGCAGTTCTGGTTCATGGCGGTAAGGCAGATGGCGGCCATCGTGCCACCGGTGATCCTCGCCCTGCTCGCCCAGCGCTATATCGTCCGTGGGCTGACGATGGGGGCAACCAAGGG
Proteins encoded in this window:
- a CDS encoding DUF3750 domain-containing protein, which produces MEKGVLTVFLRGFGLLLLAGVLGTGIATVRYFSGERPHWSSARWDSAGSAPDPTAEREAIIQVYGARAWGWRGIFGMHTWIAIKRENAPIFERYEVVGFGVSGGARAVRRNRYPVDAYWAGNAPVLLGEIRGERAAAAIPRLIEAVDAYPYDHRYTIWPGPNSNSFTAFVLRRAGGIGIELPPLAVGKDYIGQGRWYARAPSGTGFQFSMMGLIGMTIAADEGLEINLLGLTFGVDFTRPALKLPGLGRIGLS
- a CDS encoding ATP/GTP-binding protein; translation: MSAVLSSMGKVELARLLARLDRPVLGDGEIARLDEAWRTPRGHAVGLTGPPGVGKSTLVSALVDSWRRSGTTVAVIAVDPSSRRSGGALLGDRTRLDLDPEDRGIFVRSMAARQRLGGLATPVFPTMVILRAVFDIVLIETVGVGQSETEIGDVADTVLLAIQPASGDGLQMIKAGIVEIPHIAIVTKADLGRLADDALKTLLPILRGRRKLEGWKPEALKVSATTGLGIDELRLLIARHASHRIETGDLVRHRHVQACCWLESHVRDEFGRRGLETRHNELERLRRETNRCPLGELPRLLSECSAQPDTAQTR
- a CDS encoding pyruvate, phosphate dikinase yields the protein MSKWVYGFGGGKAEGRSDMKALLGGKGANLAEMSSLGLPVPPGFTISTDVCSHYYAHERSYPESLASEVEEAVAAIEAIAGKSFGDAADPLLVSVRSGAPVSMPGMMDTVLNLGLNDETVKGLAERSGDERFAFDSYRRFIQMYGDVVLGVDHYMFEEALEDLKRERNCRFDTDLDANALKALVKTYKDIVKKDTGAAFPADPREQLWGAIGAVFGSWMVPRAITYRRLHNIGAEMGTAVNVQAMVFGNMGDDCATGVAFTRNPSTGEKVYYGEFLVNAQGEDVVAGIRTPQALSESMAVAGGSPGTSMETLLPRSFSELVSVFERLESHYRDMQDIEFTIESGTLYVLQTRTGKRTAAAALKIAVDMAAEKVITRDEAIRRVDPASLDQLLHPTLDPRAEIQIFARGLPASPGAVSGKVVFTADEAEASAGAGEKVILVRIETSPDDIHGMHAARGILTSRGGMTSHAAVVARGMGKACVCGAGEILIDYAERTLTAAGKVVKDGESITIDGSSGLVMLGEVPTVDPQLSGDFATLMGWADEVRRLGVRTNAETPLDARAALRFGAEGIGLCRTEHMFFQEDRIVAMREMILASNVEGRKKALARILPMQRADFVELFEIMKGKPITIRLLDPPLHEFLPHGEDEDEAVAAAVGVDVKTVRRRVLELRETNPMLGLRGCRLAILYPEITEMQARAIFEAAVEVKKKSGDTVIPEVMIPLIATKREFEILKARIDAVAEDVRKETGQSIEYLTGTMIELPRAALRAGEIAEAADFFSFGTNDLTQMALGLSRDDAGSFLEQYVRAEIYKGDPFQTIDREGVGELVLIGVERGRAVRGDLKLGICGEHGGDPASVMFCHEAGLDYVSCSPYRVPIARLAAAQAALRG
- a CDS encoding glycine--tRNA ligase subunit beta, translated to MAEFLLEILSEEIPARMQDRARADLATMVSTVLDEAGLDHGDVSTFATPRRLCLVMENVAIEQADREIERRGPRSDAPEKARDGFLRSLGDVDYVLGEVEDKKGRFILARYTEKGRTTRHLLEEALPGVLAGFPWPKSMRHGDDEARWVRPLHGILARVGNDVLDMTFSGVQSGSATRGHRFMAPTPFEVSGFADYAAKLEQARVVLDGARRRETIARLAADLARGRNLRLREDEALLDELKGIVEWPVPLLGRIDDGFMELPEEVLVTSMREHQRYLALEDDAGKLAPFFITVANIEAPDGGKAIIEGNERVLRARLWDAKFFWDLDRKSSLESRLDALVPMVFHAELGSLCDKVNRVERLAGWLAAACGADETCARQAGLLAKSDLVSGMVGEFPELQGIMGGYYARHEGLDERVATAIAQHYRPQGPADSLPESAEGVAVALADKFDTLVGFFAAGIRPTGSKDPFALRRAALSIIRLLLEKDIRLDLRDVVEMALAGYGERFAALDGKALGREIIEFLHDRLAVQQRGSGTRHDVVRAVSSREGSEDLVDLAARASAVQQLLDSEAGSDLLAAYRRANNILQIEAGKDGVTVDHFNADIDEDALHEETERELYEALRSASAEMRDLLDGEKYAAAMMTAAGLRSPIDRFFEKIMVNSENPQLRSNRLRLLAGFVLQFDDIADFSVIET
- a CDS encoding glycine--tRNA ligase subunit alpha, with the protein product MNPTGRNSALSAPSFQDLILTLHRYWAEQGCVILQPYDMEVGAGTFHPATTLRALGSEPWNAAYVQPSRRPTDGRYGENPNRLQHYYQYQVIMKPSPPDFQERYLNSLYALGIDPRLHDLRFVEDDWESPTLGAWGLGWEVWCDGMEVSQFTYFQQVGGFDCRPVSGELTYGLERLAMYIQGVENVYDLDFNGAGVRYGDVFLQAEREYSAYNFEVADTAMLFRHFADAEKECASILERGLALPAYDQCLKASHTFNLLDARGVISVAERQAYIGRVRALAKACAQSWLASREPTHG
- a CDS encoding carbohydrate ABC transporter permease encodes the protein MEARRRRPGETSIGWALSSLAAVMVALIFFFPLYWGLSTSLRNPMDTFTTAGLGIPWLNFEPTLDNWRDQLSNRETQAALVNSTFISTFATFLALFIGIPASYALARFHFAWPSNRDLTIFFFMQRVLPPVATVIPFYLMMRFVGLLDTYSALILVNTTFILPFVIIILRQAFLDMPRELEEAALVDGAGYVGAFWRIALPLAAPAAAAAGLIIYGRVWNEFLFAIAIGSRDAITVPVHLGASNTTRGVQFWFMAVRQMAAIVPPVILALLAQRYIVRGLTMGATKG